One region of Carya illinoinensis cultivar Pawnee chromosome 8, C.illinoinensisPawnee_v1, whole genome shotgun sequence genomic DNA includes:
- the LOC122318673 gene encoding protein FAR1-RELATED SEQUENCE 9-like, translating into MGILCKHILCVFGKKSKLDRLPQHYVMERWTINAKSQPIPDIPSPTGLLQLGLDDPTMRKSKSMIQLYDIVELGSQSEEKHSFLTRALKKIHKKLLAMEDHVDTEGTHYSNRGETCSIDQDPPRVPTKGRPKSLRSKNPKETQTTKKRRCSICKAEGHAKKQLPFSKGSSANICQPVTTNVIASFYMEVCE; encoded by the exons ATGGGGATTCTCTGCAAGCATATCTTGTGTGTTTTTGGCAAGAAAAGTAAGTTAGATAGATTGCCACAGCATTATGTAATGGAAAGATGGACTATTAATGCTAAGAGTCAGCCTATCCCTGACATACCAAGTCCTACAGGGCTCCTTCAGCTAGGATTAGATGATCCTACGATGAGAAAAAGCAAGTCCATGATACAACTTTATGACATTGTTGAACTTGGGTCGCAGTCAGAAGAAAAACACAGTTTCCTCACTCGTGCATTAAAGaagattcataaaaaattacttGCAATGGAAGATCACGTAGATACTGAGGGAACACATTATTCAAATAGAGGAGAGACTTGCAGTATTGATCAA GACCCTCCACGGGTGCCAACAAAAGGTCGACCAAAGTCTTTGAGATCCAAGAATCCAAAAGAAACgcaaacaacaaagaaaagacgCTGTAGCATTTGCAAGGCTGAAGGACATGCTAAAAAACAATTGCCCTTCAGTAAG GGATCTTCAGCCAACATCTGTCAACCTGTCACAACCAATGTAATTGCAAGTTTTTATATGGAAGTCTGCGAGTAG